AGATAGCTGGTTCTCCTCGAAAGCTATTGAGGTAGCGCCTCGCGTCTCACTCTCGGGGGTAGAGCACTGTTTCGGCTAGGGCTGCGTCTAGCGGTACCAAACCGATGCAAACTGCGAATACCGAGAAGTGCAATCGCGGGAGACACACGGCGGGTGCTAACGTCCGTCGTGAAGAGGGAAACAACCCAGACCGCCGGCTAAGGTCCCAAAATCATGGCTAAGTGGTGAACGATGTGGGAAGGCTAAGACAGCCAGGAGGTTGGCTTAGAAGCAGCCATCCTTTAAAGAAAGCGTAATAGCTCACTGGTCGAGTCGTCCTGCGCGGAAGATTTAACGGGGCTAAGCCATGTACCGAAGCCGCGGATGCAAGCTTGCTTGCATGGTAGAGGAGCGTTCCGTAGGCCTGTGAAGGTGGATCGTAAGGTCTGCTGGAGGTATCGGAAGTGCGAATGCTGACGTGAGTAACGATAAAGGGGGTGAAAAACCCCCTCGCCGAGAGTCCAAGGGTTCCTGCGCAACGTTAATCGGCGCAGGGTGAGTCGGGTCCTAAGGCGAGGCCGAAGGGCGTAGTCGATGGAAAACAGGTTAATATTCCTGTACCTCGCATTGCTGCGATGGGGAGACGGAGAAGGCTAAGCGGGCCGGGTGTTGGAAGTCCCGGTTTAAGCGTGTAGGAAGTGACCTTAGGCAAATCCGGGGTTGCAATTTCGAGACGTGATGACGAGCTCCCTTGTGGGGCGAAGTCGCCGATGCCACGCTTCCAAGAAAATCCTCTAAGCTTCAGGCAATGTGGGACCGTACCCGAAACCGACACAGGTGGACCGGTAGAGAATACCTAGGCGCTTGGGAGAACTCGGGTGAAGGAACTAGGCAAAATAGCACCGTAACTTCGGGAGAAGGTGCGCCCCTGGTACGTGAAGAACTTCGCGTTTGGAGCGGAAGGGGGCTGAAGCAATCAGGTGGCTGCGACTGTTTATTAAAAACACAGCACTCTGCAAACACGTAAGTGGAAGTATAGGGTGTGACGCCTGCCCGGTGCCGGAAGGTTAAGTGATGGGGTCAGCGCAAGCGAAGCTCTTGATCGAAGCCCCGGTAAACGGCGGCCGTAACTATAACGGTCCTAAGGTAGCGAAATTCCTTGTCGGGTAAGTTCCGACCCGCACGAATGGCGTAACGATGGCCACACTGTCTCCACCCGAGACCCAGTGAAATCGAAATCGCTGTGAAGATGCAGTGTACCCGCGGCAAGACGGAAAGACCCTATGAACCTTTACTATAGCTTTGCACTGGACTTCGAGTTTGTTTGTGTAGGATAGGTGGGAGGCTGTGAAGCGAGGACGCCAGTTCTCGTGGAGCCATCCTTGAAATACCACCCTGACACGCTTGAAGTTCTAACCTAGGTCCGTTATCCGGATCAGGGACAGTGTATGGTGGGTAGTTTGACTGGGGCGGTCTCCTCCGAAAGAGTAACGGAGGAGCACAAAGGTACCCTCAGCGCGGTCGGACATCGCGCAATGAGTGCAAAGGCATAAGGGTGCTTGACTGCGAGACTGACACGTCGAGCAGGGGCGAAAGCCGGTCTTAGTGATCCGGTGGTTCTGAATGGAAGGGCCATCGCTCAACGGATAAAAGGTACTCTAGGGATAACAGGCTGATTCCTCCCAAGAGTTCATATCGACGGGGGAGTTTGGCACCTCGATGTCGGCTCATCACATCCTGGGGCTGTAGTCGGTCCCAAGGGTATGGCTGTTCGCCATTTAAAGTGGTACGCGAGCTGGGTTTAGAACGTCGTGAGACAGTTCGGTCCCTATCTGTCGTGGGCGTTGGAGATTTGAGGGAAGCTGCTCCTAGTACGAGAGGACCGGAGTGGACGTACCGCTGGTGTTCCGGTTGTCACGCCAGTGGCATTGCCGGGTAGCTATGTACGGACGGGATAACCGCTGAAAGCATCTAAGCGGGAAGCCTCTCCCAAGATTAGATCTCCCTGGACCTATAAGGTCCCTGAAGGGCCCTGGAAGACTACCAGGTTGATAGGCCGGGTGTGGAAGCACGGTAACGTGTGGAGCTAACCGGTACTAATTGCCCGTGAGGCTTGACCATATAACACCCAACCAGGCTGGGCGGCATCAAATTCTCTTTCTGAATACAGGGCATGCGCCCTGACAGTTTGCCTGGCGGAAATAGCAAGTGGGAACCACCCGATCCCATTCCGAACTCGGAAGTGAAACCACTGTGCGCCGATGATAGTGTGGGTTCGCCCATGTGAAAGTAGGTCACCGCCAGGCTTTTAACATCACCCCCTTGAGGCATTCCTCAAGGGGGTTTTCGTTTGCGCGTTGCGTGGCAGGGTGGCTCGCGGGCAGTAGCCCACGGAGATAACGGGCCGAAGTCGCTACCGAAGATCAGACGTTGAAGCGGAAATGGATTACGTCGCCATCCTTGACGATGTACTCCTTGCCTTCCAGGCGCCATTTGCCAGCTTCCTTAGCGCCGGCTTCGCCCTTGTAGGCGATGAAGTCGTCGTAGGCGATGACCTCGGCGCGGATGAAGCCGCGCTCGAAGTCGGTGTGGATGACGGCCGCCGCTTGCGGGGCGGTGGCGCCCTGGTGCACGGTCCAGGCGCGCACTTCCTTTACGCCGGCGGTGAAGTAGGTTTGCAGGCCAAGCAACCGGTAGCCGGCGCGGATGACGCGGTCCAGGCCCGGTTCCTCCAGGCCAAGATCGGCCAGAAAATCGCCGCGCGCGGCGGGGTCCAGCTGCGCCAGTTCGGCTTCGATGGCGGCACTGACGGCCACCACTTCCGCGCCCTCTGCCGCCGCGTGGTGCTGCACGGCGTCCAGCAGCGGATTGTCGGTGAAGCCGTCCTCGGCCACGTTGGCGATATAGACCACCGGCTTTGCGGTGAGCAGGTGCAACTCGTCCAGCGGCGCGGATTCGTCCGCGGATAGACGCAGGCTGCGTACCGGTTTTGCCGCATCGAGGCAGGCGCGCGCGCGTTCCAGCAGCGCTTGTTCGGCCAGCGCGGCCTTGTCGCCGGTCTTGGTGCGCTTGCCGACGCGCTGCAGGGCGCGCTCGACGGTTTCAAGGTCGGCCAGAGCCAGTTCCGTATCGATCACCTCGATATCACGCAGCGGATCGACGCCGCCGGCCACGTGCACCACGTCGTCGTTCTCGAAACAGCGCACCACGTGGGCGATGGCCTCGGTCTCGCGGATGTTGGCCAGGAACTGGTTGCCCAGGCCCTCGCCCTTGGATGCACCGGCCACAAGGCCTGCGATGTCGACAAAGGTCATGCTGGTCGGCACGATTTTTTGCGGCTTGACGATGGCGGCCAGCCGATCCAGGCGCGGGTCCGGCATGGCGACGATGCCCACGTGTGGGTCGATGGTGCAGAACGGGTAGTTCTCGGCCGCGATGCCGGCCTGCGTAAGGGCGTTGAAGAGGGTCGACTTGCCGACGTTGGGCAGACCGACGATGCCACAGCGAAAACCCATGGGGTGATTCCTGCAAACTGAAGTGAACGTCGCCTGAGCGACGCCGCGCTAGCGGGCGTCCGCGCGCGGCGGACGGGTATTGAGCAATTGCATGACCGGCGCGGTTTCGCCGGCCAGCAGGCGCGGCAGCAGGGCGAGCGCGCAGTCGATGGCGCCCTCGATCAGCCGTGCCTGGTCGGCCGGCGGCCCACTGAGCACGTAGGGCGTGACCAGCGCCGCAGCGCCGGGGTGACCGATGCCGATCCGCAGGCGCAAAAACGCCGGTGAGTTCAGCGCGCCGATGGTGCTGCGCAGGCCGTTGTGCCCGCCGTGGCCGCCGCCCGCCTTCAGGCGTATGTCGCCGGGCGGCAGGTCAAGTTCGTCATGCGCCACCAGTATCTGTTCCGGCGCGATGCGGTAATAGGCGGCCAGCGCCTGCACTGCACGGCCGCTGTCGTTCATGAAGGTCTGCGGCTTGAGCAGCCGCACGTCGCAATGTGGCCGGTGCCAGGTCGCAACCTCGCCGTGAAAGCGGCTTTCAGATTTGAACGACAGACGCTCGCCGGCCGCCAGGCGCTCCACAAAAGCAAAGCCCGCGTTGTGCCGGGTGTTGGCATAACGCGGGCCTGGATTGCCGAGGCCGACGATCAGTTCGACCATGTCTCTGCCCCGCCGTCGGGGCGCGATCAGCTGGCGGGTTCTTCGCCGGCTTCCGGCTCAGCCTTGCGCGGCGCGTGCATGGCCACTACCGGCAGATCGTGGTCGTGACCGAAGGCCAGCGCCGGGATGCTGACGCCAGGCGGCAGGACCAGATCGGACAGATGCACGGACTGGTCGATATCCATATCGCTGATGTCGACCGCAATGAATTCCGGCAGGTCCTTGGTCAGACACTCGATTTCGATTTCCGGCAGCAGATGCGACACCACGCCGCCGTGCTGCTTGACGCCGATTGACGTGTCTTCGCCGATGAAGTGCACCGGCACCACCATGCGAAGCTTGCGGTCGGCGCTCACGCGCAGGAAATCCAGGTGCATCACCAGGCGCTTGTAGGGGTGCATCTGCACGTCGCGCAGGACGACCTGCTCGCTGCTGCCACCCACGTCCACGCTCAGCACGTGGGAATGGAACGCTTCCCGTTCCAGGTGATGGATGATGTCGTTGTGGTCGAGTGTGATGTCGGTGTTCGGCTGGCCGGCGCCGTAGATGACGGCCGGCACACGGCCGGCGTGGCGCAGGCGACGCGCGAAGGCGGTGCCAAGGTCGCTGCGCGGCTCGGCGGTGATCTGAAACTGGTTATCCATGGCCGAAACTCCGGGAAACGGTAAAACGCGAGCGTCGCGGGTGGCCCCGTCGCCGGTCGGGCCGGCCACGCTGCGTGGAAAAAACGGAACGTGAAATGGTACTACAGGTTCGCCTTTTGGCCGTTCGCCAGCGGCCTTATCCCATCAAAAGGGTGCTTACCGAATCCTCGTCGCTGATACGGCGCATGGTCTCGGCCAGCAGTTCGGAAATGCTCAGCTGACGGATGCGCGGGCAAGCCGCGGCGGCGGCTCGCAGCGGCAGGGTGTCGGTCACCACCAGCTCGTCCAGACTGCTGTTCATGATGTTCTCGACGGCCTTGCCGGACAGTACCGGGTGCGTTACGTACGCGACCACGCGGACCGCGCCGTTCTGCTTCAGGGCGTCGGCGGCCTTGCACAGCGTGCCGGCGGTGTCGACCAGATCGTCGATCATGATGCAGGTGCGCCCAGCCACATCGCCGATGATGTTCATTACTTGCGACTGGTTGGCACGCGGCCGGCGCTTGTCGATGATGGCCAAGTCCGCGTCGTCCAGATGCTTTGCCAAGGCCCGCGCGCGCACCACGCCACCGACGTCCGGTGACACGACCATCAGGTCATCATAGCTGTGGCGCCAGATATCGCCCAGCAGCACTGGCGACGCGTACACGTTGTCGATGGCAATGTCGTAGAAGCCCTGGATCTGGTCGGCGTGCAGGTCCACCGTCAGCACGCGGTCGGTACCGGCGGCGGCGATCATCTTGGCCACCACCTTGGCCGAAATCGGCACCCGCGCGCCCAGCATGCGCCGGTCCTGGCGCGAGTAGCCCATGTACGGCATGACGGCCGTGATGCGTGATGCCGATGCCCGTCGCATGGCGTCCACCATGATCAGCAGCTCCATCAGGTTCTGATCGGTGGGCGCGCCGGTGGACTGGACGATGAACACGTCCTTGCCGCGCACGTTGTCGATCACTTCGACCTGCACCTCGCCGTCGCTGAAGCGGTCCACCACGACCTTGCCCAGCGGCTGGTCGAGGTATTGCGCAATGGACGCTGCCAGCTTCGGGCAGGCCGAGCCCGAAAACACCATCATGCCGCCGTAGGCCATGGGCTCCTCGCCTGGGTCTGGAATGCGCACGTGGCGCGAGAAAAATGGCTGGGGTGCCAGGATTCGAACCTGGGTATGCGGGAATCAAAATCCCGTGCCTTACCGCTTGGCGACACCCCAGCAGAAACGCGATTCAGTCGGCCAGCAACGGATGGTGGTTCAGGCCGCGCACTACCCAGCCACGCCAGGGTGCCGGGAGCTGTGCCTGGGCTACATCGGCAGCCTGCCGGGCGTCGAAACGCACAAACAGGCACCCGCCGGTGCCGGAAAGATGCGCCTGGCCAAACCGGGCCAGCCATCGGTATGCCGCGTCGATCTGCGGATACAGTGCGCTGACCACGGCCAGGCAGTCGTTGCCGGTGCTCCCGCTGCGGAACTGCGAAATTGTGATTGGCGGGGTATGGCGTGTCAATTTTGGGTGCCCAAACACGCCCGCCGTGGCGACGGCCACGCCCGGATCGACGATCAGGTACCAGGGCTCGTCAAGCTCGATCGGCGTGAGCCGATCGCCGACACCTTCCGCCCAGGCCGCCCGCCCGCCGACGAATACCGGCACATCGGCGCCCAGCGCAAGCCCGATCGCGGCCAGTTCGTCGCGCGGCAGATCGAGTTGCCACAGCCGATTGAGCGCCAGCAGCGTGGTGGCGGCGTCGGAGCTGCCGCCACCGAGCCCGCCGCCCATCGGAATGCGTTTGCTCAGTTCAATGTCCACGCCCAGCCGGCAGCCGGTGTGCGCACGCAGCGCCTGCGCCGCCCGCACGCACAGATCCTGCTGCGGCGGCACGCCCGGCAGGGGCCTTGGCAAGCGGATTTGGTCATCGTCGCGGGGGCGCAAGCGCAGCTCGTCGCACAGGTCGACGAACTGGAACACCGTCTGCAGCAGGTGATAACCGTCCGCGCGCCGGCCTACGATGTGCAGGAATAGGTTGATCTTGGCTGGTGCCGGCCAGATGCGCCGGGTTTCAGGGGGCATGTTCCCCGGGGGTCCAGCGCTTGATGGCGAGGCGCAGTTCGACCTCGCCCTGGCGCGCCTGCAGCTTGCTCGGCAGCATCCATGGCGGCACGGACTGGTATTCGAGGTAACGAATTTCCCAACCGTTCTGGCGCAGCAGCGCCAAGCGGTTCTCGGCATCGAGCTGCTGCGCATCGACCGCGCCGGGGCCGGCCGACCCAGCACCCAGTAACGCAGGCTGGCCAGTGGCAACGGCGTCTCGGGCAGGGCATCGGCCAGCAGTATGGCGGCGCTCGAGGCTTCGATTGGCGGCTCATCAGCGCGCTCAAGACGCGCGCCAGCGGTGTTTTCCGTCAGCCGCATGGCGCCGCGACCGAACGCTCCGTGCAGGCGCAGGTCGAAGCCGTCGCTGCGTTGCCACCAGGCAACGCTGCCGCTGGCCGACTCGCCAGCACCCTTGAGCGCCAGGCGCCCCTGCAGGCCCCAGTCGCCGATCTGGTCGAGCGCCGCCAGACGATCGGCCCACGACGTGGCCGGTAGGGTGGGTGGCACCGGTCCGCGCGCGGCGCAGGCCGACAGGGCGGCCACCAGCACCAGGGCCGCCAGGCGCATCATCGGCGGCAGGGTCACGGGTCGAGTTTGCTCTGCACGCCCAGCAGGCGGGGATCCGTCGGTGACTTGTCGAGGCCCTCGGCCAGGACTTTGCGGGCCTCGTCGGTGCGTCCCTGTGCGTGCAGCACCTCGGCGAGGTGGGCGTAGACCTCGGCATCCGGCAGCAGGCTCAGCGCCCGTCGCAGGTAGCTCTCAGCGCCGACCAGGTCGCCCTTGCGGAACAGCACCCAGCCCAGACTGTCCAGGATGTAGGGGTTGTCGGGTGATTGCTCCAGTGCGCGGCTGATCAGGGTGTGCGCCTCGTCCAGGCGCTCGCCGCGATCGGCCAGCGTGTAGCCCCAGGCGTTCAGCGCGTTGGCGTTCTTGGGGTCGATTTCCAGGATACGACGCAGATCCTGCTCCATCTCGGCGGTGCGGTTCAGCTTGTCGAGCACCATCGAGCGGGCGAACAGCAGGTCCATGCTGTCGGGCTCCTGCGCCAGAGCCTCGTTGATCAGTGCCTCGGCCTGGAGCGCGCGGTTGCCTTGCAGCAACAGGTCGGACTGCGCCAGCAACAACCGCGTCCGGTTGTCGTCGGACTCTGACGCGGCTGCCGCCAGCAGCGCCACGCCGGCGTCCAGATCGCCCTGCTGCGCCAACAGGTTTGCCCTTCGCAGCAGCGCATCGAGATAGTGTTCGCCGGCCTTGACCCGGGCGTAGCGGTCGATCGCCTGCAGCGGATTGCCAGCGTCTTCGGCGAGTTTGCCAAGATAGAAATTCGCCTGGTCGGCCCGTTTCTCGTCGCCGGCCAGTTTCAGCAACTGTGCCCGCGCCGTGCGTCGGTCGCCGAGCTGTCCGGCAAGCAAGGCTGCCGCCAGGCGCGCATCGCCGTTGGCGGGGTCCTGTTTCAGTACTGTCTCGAAGGCATCCCGGGCGCCGGCGTAATCCTTCTCTTCCAGCAGCACCCGGGCCAGTGTCAGGCGCGCCTGCGCGTGCCGGGGATGGGTCTTCAGAAAGCCGCGCAGCAATTCACTTGCGGCCTGCGACTGGCCGGTCTGCAGCAGGACCTGCGCCCGCAGCAGCAACGCTTCGTCGACGCCGGGCTGCAATTCCAGCAGCCGGGCGGACGGCTTGTCGGCGCGCTGCGCCTGCCCCAGACCCGTGGCGGCAAGGCTGTAGGCAAACAGAGCTTCCGGATCATCCGGGCGACTTTCGAGCAGCGCGTCGAGCACGCCCAGCAGCGTTTCGGGTGGCACGTTCTGGTTCAGCAAGCGCACCAGATTCAGGTAGTCCTGGCGGCTGCTGAAATTCTTGAGTGCCAGCAAGCTGCGCAGGTGCGTGCGCGCAGCCTCGGCGTTGCCGCGTTGCAGTTCAAGGCCGGTCAACAACTGCGCCGCGTCGACGCTTTGCGGCTCGATACGCTGCCAGGCTTGCGCAGCGGCAATCGCGGCCGGCACGTCCTGACCGTACAGCGCTGCCTGCACGGCGCGCCGGGCAATCTCGGCATCGCGGGCCTGCTCGGCCACGGCGGTATACTTGGCCGCCGCTTGGGCGTAGTCGCCGCGCTGCGCGGCCATGTCGGCCAGCAGCAGCGCAAGCACCGCGTCGTCGCGGCCGGTGTCGCGCAGGGTCGCGACGGCGGCCGGCGGCGATGCAGGCGGTGGGCTGGCACAGCCCAGCAACATCGAGCCGGCGATCAGAGTAAGCAAGTGTTTGCGCATGCCGCTTAAGACCCAGTGGCGGGGCTTTCGTTCCTGTGCCCGCGAATGGCGGGCGGGTGCGTGTTCGTTGACTATTATGCGCCCGGCGCACGGCCGA
This Immundisolibacter cernigliae DNA region includes the following protein-coding sequences:
- a CDS encoding tetratricopeptide repeat protein gives rise to the protein MRKHLLTLIAGSMLLGCASPPPASPPAAVATLRDTGRDDAVLALLLADMAAQRGDYAQAAAKYTAVAEQARDAEIARRAVQAALYGQDVPAAIAAAQAWQRIEPQSVDAAQLLTGLELQRGNAEAARTHLRSLLALKNFSSRQDYLNLVRLLNQNVPPETLLGVLDALLESRPDDPEALFAYSLAATGLGQAQRADKPSARLLELQPGVDEALLLRAQVLLQTGQSQAASELLRGFLKTHPRHAQARLTLARVLLEEKDYAGARDAFETVLKQDPANGDARLAAALLAGQLGDRRTARAQLLKLAGDEKRADQANFYLGKLAEDAGNPLQAIDRYARVKAGEHYLDALLRRANLLAQQGDLDAGVALLAAAASESDDNRTRLLLAQSDLLLQGNRALQAEALINEALAQEPDSMDLLFARSMVLDKLNRTAEMEQDLRRILEIDPKNANALNAWGYTLADRGERLDEAHTLISRALEQSPDNPYILDSLGWVLFRKGDLVGAESYLRRALSLLPDAEVYAHLAEVLHAQGRTDEARKVLAEGLDKSPTDPRLLGVQSKLDP
- the pth gene encoding aminoacyl-tRNA hydrolase, coding for MVELIVGLGNPGPRYANTRHNAGFAFVERLAAGERLSFKSESRFHGEVATWHRPHCDVRLLKPQTFMNDSGRAVQALAAYYRIAPEQILVAHDELDLPPGDIRLKAGGGHGGHNGLRSTIGALNSPAFLRLRIGIGHPGAAALVTPYVLSGPPADQARLIEGAIDCALALLPRLLAGETAPVMQLLNTRPPRADAR
- a CDS encoding ribose-phosphate pyrophosphokinase — encoded protein: MAYGGMMVFSGSACPKLAASIAQYLDQPLGKVVVDRFSDGEVQVEVIDNVRGKDVFIVQSTGAPTDQNLMELLIMVDAMRRASASRITAVMPYMGYSRQDRRMLGARVPISAKVVAKMIAAAGTDRVLTVDLHADQIQGFYDIAIDNVYASPVLLGDIWRHSYDDLMVVSPDVGGVVRARALAKHLDDADLAIIDKRRPRANQSQVMNIIGDVAGRTCIMIDDLVDTAGTLCKAADALKQNGAVRVVAYVTHPVLSGKAVENIMNSSLDELVVTDTLPLRAAAAACPRIRQLSISELLAETMRRISDEDSVSTLLMG
- a CDS encoding 50S ribosomal protein L25/general stress protein Ctc translates to MDNQFQITAEPRSDLGTAFARRLRHAGRVPAVIYGAGQPNTDITLDHNDIIHHLEREAFHSHVLSVDVGGSSEQVVLRDVQMHPYKRLVMHLDFLRVSADRKLRMVVPVHFIGEDTSIGVKQHGGVVSHLLPEIEIECLTKDLPEFIAVDISDMDIDQSVHLSDLVLPPGVSIPALAFGHDHDLPVVAMHAPRKAEPEAGEEPAS
- the ychF gene encoding redox-regulated ATPase YchF codes for the protein MGFRCGIVGLPNVGKSTLFNALTQAGIAAENYPFCTIDPHVGIVAMPDPRLDRLAAIVKPQKIVPTSMTFVDIAGLVAGASKGEGLGNQFLANIRETEAIAHVVRCFENDDVVHVAGGVDPLRDIEVIDTELALADLETVERALQRVGKRTKTGDKAALAEQALLERARACLDAAKPVRSLRLSADESAPLDELHLLTAKPVVYIANVAEDGFTDNPLLDAVQHHAAAEGAEVVAVSAAIEAELAQLDPAARGDFLADLGLEEPGLDRVIRAGYRLLGLQTYFTAGVKEVRAWTVHQGATAPQAAAVIHTDFERGFIRAEVIAYDDFIAYKGEAGAKEAGKWRLEGKEYIVKDGDVIHFRFNV